The following coding sequences lie in one Gemmatimonadota bacterium genomic window:
- a CDS encoding ABC transporter permease, with protein MASLLRNLPLAGRSLLRAPLFTAAAVLTLALGIGANTAIFSVVHGVLLKPLPYASEERLLGLWNTAPGLGFELLNQSPALYFTYRDDAESLEEVGLWANGSSQITGLDQPEQVPSLQVTDGFFPVLGVDAVLGRRFSAEDDAPGAARTVMLSYEYWQRAFGGDTGVIGRTLTANGQPHEIIGVTPSGFRFLDEQADIFVTTRFDPADVMMGNFSYQLIARMRPDVPLERVQAELERLVPIAVERYPGPVTQSMLEQAGFRPVTRPLKEDVVGDVRPLLWVLLGTVGMVLLIACANVANLFLVRAEGRSRDVAVRTALGAGRREIAAQFLAESVVLGALGGLVGIALAAIGLRVLHALGPEELPRLSEIGIDPTVLVFTAGISLFAGVFFGLFPIVRYGRGDLAPALKEGGRGGMAGRERRRARSGLAVAQVALALVLLVGSGLMIRSFQALRNVDAGFTDPEDLLSFRVTIPSATIPDAAETALAYEQMLYNLRALPGVADAGAVFNLPMSGSQSNDPVYREDAPTAEGEIPPIRRFNWVMPGYFQAMGIPLVAGRDLEWTDLHDLRQVVVVSESYARENWQEPARALGRRVSTIAIQGGPPVWQEIVGVVGDVHADGLDEEVPTTMYWPMIQTDMYGVEEAASVVRSLSFVVRAAPGAMPTLLPRARDAVWSVSASVPLANVQGMDAVVRRSMARTSFTLVMLAIAALVALALGAVGIYGVISYSVSQRVNEIGVRMALGARREDVTGMVVRHGAGLSAIGIGTGLLAAFGLSRLMGSLLFGIRPLDLPTYVVGALVLGGVAVLASWLPARRAAGVDPSVALRAN; from the coding sequence ATGGCGTCCTTGTTGCGCAACCTTCCGTTGGCCGGTCGCTCTTTGCTGCGCGCTCCACTGTTCACCGCAGCGGCGGTGCTGACGCTGGCTCTCGGGATCGGAGCCAACACGGCCATCTTCAGCGTCGTCCACGGAGTGCTGCTCAAGCCACTGCCCTATGCGAGCGAGGAGCGGCTGCTGGGTCTTTGGAACACCGCTCCCGGACTCGGCTTCGAGCTGCTCAATCAATCACCGGCGCTCTATTTCACCTATCGCGACGATGCGGAGTCGTTGGAGGAAGTCGGGCTTTGGGCCAACGGGTCCTCCCAGATCACCGGCCTCGACCAACCCGAACAGGTGCCGAGCCTGCAGGTCACGGATGGGTTCTTTCCCGTCCTTGGGGTCGATGCGGTGTTGGGCCGGCGCTTCTCGGCCGAGGACGACGCGCCGGGGGCGGCCCGCACCGTCATGCTCTCCTACGAGTACTGGCAGCGGGCCTTCGGCGGCGATACCGGGGTGATCGGACGCACGCTCACCGCCAACGGCCAGCCCCACGAGATCATTGGTGTGACCCCTTCCGGGTTCCGTTTTCTGGACGAGCAGGCGGACATCTTCGTCACCACTCGTTTCGACCCGGCCGACGTCATGATGGGCAACTTCTCCTATCAGCTCATCGCGCGCATGCGTCCCGACGTGCCCCTGGAGCGGGTGCAAGCCGAGCTGGAGCGCCTGGTGCCCATCGCGGTAGAGCGCTATCCCGGCCCCGTCACCCAGTCCATGCTGGAGCAGGCGGGGTTCCGCCCCGTGACGCGGCCGCTCAAGGAGGACGTGGTCGGAGACGTACGTCCGCTGCTCTGGGTGTTGCTGGGCACGGTGGGAATGGTGTTGCTGATCGCCTGCGCCAACGTGGCCAATCTCTTCCTGGTCCGCGCCGAGGGACGTTCGCGCGACGTGGCGGTCCGCACCGCCTTGGGCGCAGGACGTCGCGAGATCGCCGCGCAGTTCCTGGCGGAGAGCGTGGTGCTGGGCGCGCTGGGGGGACTCGTCGGGATCGCGCTGGCTGCGATCGGGCTCCGCGTCCTCCACGCTCTGGGTCCCGAGGAGCTTCCGCGCCTGAGCGAAATCGGCATCGATCCCACGGTTCTGGTCTTCACGGCGGGCATCTCGCTGTTCGCCGGTGTGTTCTTCGGGCTGTTCCCCATCGTGCGCTACGGTCGGGGAGACCTGGCTCCGGCCCTCAAGGAGGGCGGCCGCGGAGGCATGGCTGGTCGCGAGCGGCGCCGTGCCCGCAGCGGGTTGGCCGTGGCGCAGGTGGCCCTGGCGCTGGTGCTGCTGGTGGGGTCCGGGCTCATGATTCGCAGCTTCCAGGCACTCCGGAACGTGGATGCCGGCTTCACCGACCCCGAGGACCTGTTGAGCTTTCGGGTCACCATCCCGTCGGCCACCATCCCGGACGCGGCCGAGACCGCGCTGGCGTACGAGCAGATGCTCTACAACCTGCGAGCGCTGCCCGGTGTCGCGGACGCGGGGGCCGTCTTCAACCTGCCGATGAGCGGTAGTCAGTCGAATGACCCGGTGTACCGCGAGGACGCGCCCACAGCAGAGGGCGAGATCCCTCCGATCCGGCGCTTCAACTGGGTGATGCCCGGCTACTTCCAGGCGATGGGCATTCCGCTGGTCGCTGGTCGCGACCTGGAGTGGACGGATTTGCACGATCTGCGGCAGGTGGTGGTCGTCTCGGAGAGCTACGCGCGGGAGAACTGGCAGGAACCGGCTCGGGCGCTCGGCCGGCGCGTGTCGACCATCGCCATCCAGGGTGGTCCTCCGGTGTGGCAGGAGATTGTCGGTGTGGTGGGAGACGTGCACGCGGACGGCCTGGACGAGGAGGTGCCCACCACGATGTACTGGCCCATGATCCAGACGGACATGTATGGCGTGGAGGAGGCCGCCAGCGTGGTGCGGTCGCTGAGCTTCGTGGTACGCGCCGCGCCGGGAGCGATGCCCACGCTGTTGCCGCGGGCTCGTGACGCCGTCTGGTCCGTGTCCGCCAGTGTCCCGCTCGCCAACGTACAGGGCATGGATGCGGTGGTGCGCCGCTCGATGGCGCGTACGTCGTTCACGCTGGTCATGCTTGCGATTGCCGCGCTGGTCGCGTTGGCGCTGGGGGCGGTGGGGATCTACGGCGTGATCTCGTACAGCGTCAGCCAACGCGTCAACGAGATCGGAGTGCGCATGGCCCTGGGAGCGCGCCGGGAAGACGTCACCGGCATGGTGGTTCGCCACGGGGCGGGACTATCGGCCATCGGGATCGGGACCGGCCTGCTGGCGGCGTTCGGGCTGTCCCGGCTGATGGGGTCCCTGCTCTTCGGGATCCGACCTCTGGATCTGCCCACCTACGTGGTGGGGGCCCTGGTCTTGGGGGGTGTGGCGGTGCTGGCCAGCTGGCTTCCCGCCCGACGGGCGGCCGGGGTGGATCCGTCGGTGGCGCTGCGGGCCAACTAG
- a CDS encoding sulfatase → MKRYKVEIRYGLVAGILLLAWVAVAWVLAPRLIRSAYAGESFGFVNDLLQGRAVVPLDRYLGTWAALALRGTLWLLVALLGGLLLVSFRTRFLALRRRFFQAEPTVPWTAAVGAAAGVGLVLGAVEVGVRALKYHYDRVFFEWSNPDALWMIPTSEAALFALLALGYAVVLGWPARRLSLKPLLTLLVAMGAWSVVASMKQLGIHPAATAVLALGLGFQAAEAAGRDVRRSLRQLRTLSALVLIASVAAVVWLHPLRARGERQRLAGAAPATARGLPNVLLIVLDTVRAQSMGLYGYGRPNTPTLARLADQGTVFDRAYTTAPWTLPSHAALFTGRWHHELSADWLEPLDQRYPTLAEFLGGQGYETGGFVANLLYTTRITGLDRGFHVYRDHPVSYAEWIYSATVVQKVVNRVRALVPGGYSLFTRKVAADVNEEFLQWVDTLEGRPFFGFLNYFDAHDPYEQFEPHTSVVRAQVRDSVAVSAGETRKLEDWEQNLVDRYDGSIHYMDAQIGLLLDSLDARGLLSNTLVVVVGDHGDQFFEHGLEGHSNSLYQMLTHVPLLAVLPGRVPAGLRVASTVSIRDVPATVADLLGRSGPAPFAGSSLRRTWDAESGWTGAEGALTEVNPYPLEDFDGPVVRGPMKSVNVGPLHYIRYGDGVEEVYDVEQDPGELSDLSGTERGRLALPSLRQAMRDVMISGSFRAPTDSSHSGH, encoded by the coding sequence ATGAAGAGGTACAAGGTCGAGATTCGCTACGGACTCGTCGCCGGCATTCTACTGCTGGCTTGGGTGGCCGTGGCGTGGGTTCTTGCCCCTCGCCTCATCCGTTCGGCATACGCGGGGGAGAGCTTCGGCTTCGTGAACGACCTCCTGCAGGGGCGAGCGGTCGTTCCGCTGGACCGCTACCTCGGTACCTGGGCAGCGCTGGCGCTGCGGGGGACGCTCTGGCTGCTCGTGGCGCTGCTCGGCGGACTGCTCCTCGTGTCGTTCCGCACGCGGTTCCTCGCGCTGCGCCGACGCTTCTTCCAGGCCGAGCCCACGGTCCCCTGGACCGCGGCCGTCGGGGCGGCCGCAGGGGTAGGGCTGGTCCTGGGAGCGGTCGAGGTCGGCGTTCGTGCGCTCAAGTACCACTACGATCGAGTGTTTTTCGAGTGGTCCAATCCAGACGCCCTCTGGATGATCCCCACGTCCGAGGCGGCGCTCTTCGCCCTCCTCGCGCTGGGCTACGCGGTGGTGTTGGGATGGCCGGCACGGCGCCTGTCACTCAAACCGCTGCTGACCCTGCTGGTGGCCATGGGTGCCTGGAGCGTGGTGGCGTCCATGAAGCAGCTCGGCATCCACCCAGCCGCGACCGCGGTCCTGGCCTTGGGATTGGGCTTCCAGGCGGCGGAAGCCGCTGGGCGCGATGTGCGTCGCTCCTTGCGTCAACTCCGCACCCTGTCGGCGCTCGTCCTGATCGCATCCGTGGCCGCAGTCGTGTGGTTGCACCCGCTGCGAGCCCGCGGAGAACGCCAGCGACTGGCGGGCGCGGCGCCCGCCACCGCGCGAGGGCTGCCCAATGTCCTGTTGATCGTATTGGACACGGTGCGAGCGCAGAGCATGGGCCTCTACGGCTATGGGCGCCCGAACACGCCTACGCTCGCTCGCTTGGCGGACCAGGGCACGGTCTTCGATCGCGCGTATACCACCGCACCGTGGACGTTGCCATCCCACGCGGCGCTGTTCACGGGGCGTTGGCACCATGAGCTCTCGGCGGACTGGCTCGAGCCGCTGGATCAGCGCTATCCCACACTGGCGGAGTTCCTCGGCGGACAGGGGTACGAAACCGGTGGGTTCGTGGCCAACCTGCTCTACACGACCCGCATCACCGGCCTGGATCGTGGCTTCCACGTCTACCGTGATCACCCGGTCTCCTACGCCGAGTGGATCTACTCGGCCACCGTCGTGCAGAAGGTGGTCAATCGCGTGCGCGCGCTCGTGCCAGGCGGGTACAGCCTGTTCACGCGCAAGGTAGCCGCCGACGTCAACGAGGAGTTCCTCCAATGGGTGGACACCCTGGAGGGGCGCCCGTTCTTCGGCTTCCTCAACTACTTCGATGCGCACGATCCCTATGAACAGTTCGAGCCCCACACCTCCGTGGTGCGCGCGCAGGTACGAGACTCCGTGGCTGTGTCGGCCGGCGAGACGCGCAAGCTCGAGGATTGGGAACAGAACCTGGTCGATCGCTACGATGGATCGATCCACTACATGGACGCGCAGATCGGCCTGCTGCTGGACAGCCTCGACGCCCGCGGGCTGTTGAGCAACACGTTGGTCGTCGTCGTGGGTGACCACGGAGACCAGTTCTTCGAACATGGCCTCGAGGGACACTCCAACAGCCTCTATCAGATGCTCACGCACGTCCCGCTCCTGGCCGTGTTGCCGGGGCGGGTCCCTGCGGGCCTGCGCGTGGCCTCCACGGTGTCCATCCGAGACGTCCCGGCCACGGTGGCCGACCTGCTGGGCCGGTCCGGCCCCGCACCCTTCGCGGGCTCGTCTCTTCGGCGCACCTGGGATGCGGAGAGCGGCTGGACGGGTGCGGAAGGAGCGCTCACCGAGGTGAATCCCTACCCGCTCGAAGACTTCGACGGGCCGGTCGTGCGCGGACCGATGAAGTCGGTCAACGTCGGGCCTCTGCACTACATCCGCTACGGCGACGGCGTCGAGGAGGTCTACGACGTCGAGCAGGATCCGGGGGAGTTGAGCGATCTATCGGGGACCGAACGAGGGCGCCTGGCCTTGCCCTCGCTGCGGCAGGCCATGCGCGACGTGATGATCAGCGGAAGTTTCCGGGCGCCGACCGATTCGTCCCACTCGGGACACTAG
- a CDS encoding BTAD domain-containing putative transcriptional regulator — MLRLRLFGGALLEGTDGPLGGAATQRRRIALLAVLACHPDGISRDRLVALFWPESSDERARHGLAQLLYAIRKDLGEGAIVGSATMLRLAPSALATDVNEFRAAVAAGNLEQADALYGGPFLDGFYLRGSPEFERWVEEERGRLADRANGAVERLARQCADKGDAGQAVRWWTRLAGLRPLDSRVALALVQAHVAAGDTSAALRAARTHQVLVLDQLGVAPDASLSAYVERLRSRAPAVPRPSTAPDESSPEPRPVPDVVPERSAPPGASIRATARGPASRWRRVVVGAGVAFAAAWGLFGSHGPAAGRGSSDPFWLLVADVENDTDDDSFDRTLPLLIASGLRQSSRIWVMPPERVREALGRARHDLDGPLGADLARELAVREGAALVAVPAVAVAGTGFDLSLRLLDPSSGEVLEAVARHATDRANVIDAADALLRTSRRRLGEPAISVASQSVPLPRVTTSSLEALDLYARGVRAFGSARVEDARALFEQAIALDSAFATAHAALGGLLYYINSPVDAEVHFAHALSCAEDLNWRESAFLRSSIDEWRGDRRAAVEALRPVLAREPSNPAALSRVAYNQLRSRAPAEAATTLWRLVKFDSLDANTRINLATAEKELGHYEDALRQYARAFALRPELRAANNNINLEYAGTWVYAGAPDSAAAVIAPMLDGDSNTRARGLRSMAFLSMFEGDYTRAHVFLQDAITLSQDAGQTVSEVRNRLLLASALRLTGHPTESRSQVDKALIVGRQATDPTLQFWIGRALVRWGDVGRARGVLEAIDASRHPGSLPGQAASEGLRGEILIAEGRALDGISHLERAMSLDSSALTLEGVSHASEVAGLYERAAALYSELGRGAEFGWEGQEHWRLALYRLACVEERRARHDAAVAAMRAFLDGWEGASAELIPVQDARDFLAHTSAPPACRL, encoded by the coding sequence ATGTTGAGGCTTCGGCTGTTCGGCGGTGCCCTTCTCGAAGGGACCGACGGGCCCCTCGGCGGAGCCGCGACCCAGCGCCGCCGAATCGCCCTTCTGGCCGTTCTCGCCTGCCACCCGGACGGGATCAGCAGGGACCGACTCGTCGCTCTGTTCTGGCCCGAAAGCTCCGACGAGCGCGCGCGCCACGGCCTGGCCCAGTTGCTGTACGCGATCCGCAAGGACCTGGGGGAGGGCGCCATCGTGGGAAGCGCCACGATGTTGCGGCTCGCTCCCTCGGCGTTGGCCACCGACGTGAACGAGTTCCGTGCGGCCGTTGCCGCCGGAAACCTGGAGCAGGCGGACGCCCTCTACGGGGGCCCCTTCCTGGACGGCTTCTATCTGCGTGGCAGCCCCGAGTTCGAGCGCTGGGTGGAGGAGGAGCGGGGTCGGCTGGCCGATCGCGCGAACGGAGCCGTCGAACGTCTGGCACGCCAGTGCGCGGACAAGGGAGACGCCGGGCAGGCGGTGCGGTGGTGGACGCGGCTCGCGGGCCTGCGGCCCCTCGATTCGCGTGTCGCCCTCGCCCTGGTGCAGGCGCACGTGGCTGCGGGCGACACGTCGGCAGCGCTGCGGGCTGCCAGGACCCACCAGGTCCTCGTCCTTGATCAGCTCGGGGTGGCGCCGGACGCGTCTTTGTCGGCCTACGTGGAGAGGCTGAGGTCACGGGCCCCTGCCGTGCCCCGCCCCAGCACCGCGCCAGACGAGTCATCGCCGGAACCGCGTCCGGTCCCCGACGTCGTGCCGGAGAGGTCCGCCCCCCCGGGCGCCTCAATCCGCGCGACAGCGCGCGGCCCGGCAAGCCGGTGGCGGCGTGTGGTCGTCGGCGCCGGCGTCGCCTTCGCCGCCGCTTGGGGGCTGTTCGGATCGCACGGCCCGGCAGCCGGGCGCGGCAGTTCCGATCCGTTCTGGCTGCTCGTCGCCGATGTCGAGAACGACACCGACGACGACTCTTTCGACCGCACGCTGCCGCTGCTCATCGCGTCCGGCCTCCGGCAATCGAGTCGAATCTGGGTAATGCCGCCCGAGCGGGTGCGCGAGGCACTCGGCCGCGCGCGCCACGACCTCGACGGTCCCTTGGGTGCGGACCTCGCCCGCGAGTTGGCCGTCCGTGAGGGCGCCGCTCTCGTCGCAGTGCCTGCCGTCGCGGTCGCGGGCACCGGCTTCGACCTCTCACTGCGGCTCCTGGATCCGAGTAGTGGAGAGGTGTTGGAAGCAGTTGCGCGGCACGCGACTGACCGCGCGAACGTCATCGACGCGGCAGACGCCCTCCTCCGCACGTCGAGACGACGGCTGGGCGAACCTGCGATCTCTGTGGCCTCCCAGTCCGTTCCGCTCCCTCGGGTCACGACGAGCTCGCTCGAAGCGCTCGATCTTTACGCACGAGGAGTACGCGCGTTCGGAAGCGCACGGGTAGAGGACGCGCGCGCGCTCTTCGAACAGGCGATCGCCCTCGACTCGGCGTTCGCCACGGCGCATGCAGCGCTCGGCGGATTGCTTTACTACATCAACTCGCCAGTCGACGCCGAAGTGCACTTCGCACACGCTCTGTCATGTGCCGAGGATCTGAACTGGCGCGAAAGCGCGTTTCTGCGCTCGAGCATCGACGAGTGGCGAGGAGATCGACGGGCTGCCGTCGAAGCACTGCGTCCCGTGCTTGCACGCGAACCGAGCAACCCCGCTGCTTTGAGCCGCGTCGCGTACAACCAGCTACGCAGTCGGGCACCTGCCGAAGCCGCAACCACTCTATGGCGCCTCGTCAAGTTCGACAGCCTGGATGCGAACACACGCATCAACCTCGCAACCGCCGAGAAGGAGTTGGGTCACTACGAAGACGCGTTGCGCCAGTACGCACGTGCCTTCGCGCTACGACCGGAGCTTCGGGCCGCCAACAACAACATCAACCTCGAATACGCTGGAACCTGGGTCTACGCCGGCGCTCCCGACTCGGCAGCAGCCGTCATTGCCCCGATGCTCGACGGAGATAGCAACACGCGGGCACGCGGGCTCCGATCGATGGCGTTCCTCTCGATGTTCGAGGGCGACTACACGCGAGCCCACGTGTTCCTGCAAGACGCCATCACACTCAGTCAGGATGCGGGGCAAACGGTGAGCGAGGTACGCAACCGGTTGCTGCTGGCTTCAGCGCTGCGGTTGACCGGTCACCCGACTGAGAGTCGATCACAGGTCGACAAGGCGCTCATCGTCGGTCGCCAGGCAACCGATCCAACGCTCCAGTTCTGGATCGGACGGGCGCTGGTGCGATGGGGTGATGTGGGTCGGGCGCGCGGGGTTCTGGAGGCAATCGATGCGTCGAGGCATCCCGGCAGCCTACCCGGGCAAGCTGCCTCGGAGGGACTGCGCGGTGAGATCCTCATCGCCGAGGGAAGGGCACTCGACGGCATCTCGCACCTCGAGCGGGCCATGAGTCTCGACTCGAGCGCGCTCACGCTCGAAGGGGTCTCCCACGCGTCAGAGGTGGCAGGCCTGTACGAGCGCGCCGCAGCGTTGTACTCCGAGCTCGGGCGGGGCGCCGAGTTCGGGTGGGAGGGGCAGGAGCACTGGCGCCTGGCCCTGTATCGCTTGGCGTGCGTCGAAGAGAGGCGTGCGCGCCACGACGCGGCCGTCGCCGCGATGCGGGCGTTTCTCGACGGCTGGGAGGGTGCGTCCGCGGAGCTGATTCCGGTTCAGGACGCGCGGGACTTCCTCGCGCACACTTCGGCTCCACCAGCATGCCGCCTCTGA
- a CDS encoding trypsin-like serine protease, whose translation MRAGAGAMGLLLAGVGACDTAQGPLAAADARFTIVGTVFEDTDGNGVRDPGERGIEGARVFLDRNGDGVLDPEESSTTTDLDGDYRFADLPHDQVYTVTQALAPGWSSTSATSTVANQATAFAAADAAGAGPARIVGGVDATLTEFPGAVAVLDPFHSPPFEALYCGGTLIAGAWVLTAASCVTVNGAPSTPDVLIGTADVDVGGTYVRPRRVILHPDYDEATTAYNVALIELRDVQMVHRALAFEDLPSGALEPPANVTAVGWGAISPDGLYFYTQLQRADLPVIPNALCNDVYGGISTDMLCAGGAPGVGSCYYDDGSGAFALVQGRPIQVGVASWSGVDDDGNCAAEGLPSGWTRVHAVQQFLRQYVLPERARSVTVAGERGRTTRVEFGNFR comes from the coding sequence ATGCGCGCGGGCGCGGGAGCGATGGGGCTTCTGCTCGCAGGCGTTGGCGCCTGCGATACCGCTCAGGGCCCATTGGCCGCTGCGGACGCTCGTTTCACGATCGTCGGCACGGTCTTCGAAGATACGGACGGCAACGGAGTTCGGGATCCGGGCGAGCGGGGAATCGAGGGCGCGCGCGTCTTCCTGGACCGCAATGGGGACGGCGTTCTGGATCCCGAGGAATCCTCCACCACCACCGACCTGGACGGTGACTACCGGTTCGCGGACCTGCCCCACGACCAGGTCTATACGGTGACCCAGGCGCTGGCCCCCGGGTGGTCGAGCACCAGCGCGACCAGCACGGTGGCCAACCAGGCCACTGCCTTCGCTGCCGCCGACGCTGCTGGGGCCGGCCCGGCGCGTATCGTGGGGGGAGTGGACGCCACTCTGACCGAATTCCCGGGTGCGGTGGCGGTGCTCGACCCGTTCCATTCCCCACCGTTCGAGGCGCTCTACTGCGGAGGCACCCTCATCGCCGGTGCCTGGGTGCTCACGGCGGCTTCGTGCGTGACCGTCAACGGTGCACCGTCCACACCCGACGTGTTGATCGGCACCGCCGACGTCGATGTGGGTGGGACCTACGTGCGCCCACGGCGCGTGATCCTGCACCCCGACTACGATGAGGCCACGACCGCCTACAACGTCGCGCTGATCGAGCTTCGCGACGTCCAGATGGTGCACCGCGCGCTGGCTTTCGAAGACCTGCCGAGTGGCGCCCTCGAGCCCCCGGCCAACGTCACGGCCGTGGGCTGGGGGGCCATCAGCCCGGACGGGCTGTACTTCTACACCCAGCTGCAACGGGCTGATCTGCCGGTGATTCCCAACGCGCTCTGCAACGACGTCTACGGAGGCATCAGCACGGACATGCTGTGCGCCGGCGGGGCACCCGGCGTGGGGTCCTGCTACTACGACGATGGAAGCGGTGCCTTCGCCCTGGTCCAGGGGCGACCCATCCAGGTGGGAGTGGCCAGTTGGAGTGGAGTGGACGACGATGGGAACTGCGCCGCCGAGGGGCTGCCCTCCGGTTGGACGCGGGTCCACGCGGTCCAGCAGTTCCTCCGGCAGTACGTCCTTCCCGAGCGGGCCCGCTCGGTCACCGTGGCGGGTGAGCGGGGTCGGACGACTCGGGTGGAGTTCGGAAACTTCCGCTGA
- a CDS encoding co-chaperone GroES family protein, with the protein MDEPRKRLIVVGDRVLVAPEEGEERTKVGLYLPPTALDSQAIQGGTVVATGPGTPIGAPTELDQEPWKIGAGEARYLPVQAERGDYALFFRKAAVEITFEGTRYLVVPQAAILTLIRTEGEPEASLY; encoded by the coding sequence ATGGACGAGCCGAGAAAGCGACTGATCGTGGTCGGGGACCGCGTGCTGGTCGCCCCCGAGGAAGGCGAGGAGCGCACCAAGGTGGGCCTCTACCTCCCGCCTACGGCGCTCGACAGCCAGGCCATCCAGGGAGGGACGGTGGTGGCGACCGGACCCGGCACCCCGATCGGCGCGCCCACCGAGCTCGACCAGGAGCCCTGGAAGATCGGGGCCGGAGAGGCTCGCTACCTTCCCGTGCAGGCCGAGCGCGGCGACTACGCGCTGTTCTTCCGCAAGGCCGCCGTGGAGATCACGTTCGAAGGCACGCGCTACCTGGTCGTGCCCCAGGCCGCCATCCTGACGCTCATCCGCACCGAGGGCGAGCCCGAAGCCAGCCTTTACTGA
- a CDS encoding DMT family protein has protein sequence MRAATVQTVLLLICSNVCMTFAWYAHLKHLDRRAWYVAALVSWGIALFEYLLQVPANRIGYTVLRLEQLKILQEVITLAVFVPFALYYMKKPLSWDYLWAGLCLLGAAWFMFRPQSGAP, from the coding sequence ATGCGCGCCGCCACTGTGCAGACCGTTCTGCTACTGATCTGTTCGAACGTGTGCATGACGTTCGCATGGTATGCGCATCTCAAGCATCTGGATCGGCGCGCGTGGTATGTCGCCGCCCTGGTGAGCTGGGGGATCGCCCTGTTCGAGTACCTGCTCCAGGTGCCGGCCAACCGGATCGGCTACACGGTGCTGCGGCTGGAGCAGTTGAAGATCCTGCAGGAAGTGATCACGCTGGCCGTGTTCGTCCCCTTCGCACTCTACTACATGAAGAAGCCCCTGTCCTGGGACTACCTCTGGGCTGGCCTCTGCCTGTTGGGGGCGGCCTGGTTCATGTTCCGGCCGCAGAGCGGCGCGCCCTGA